A DNA window from Rhodococcus sp. Z13 contains the following coding sequences:
- a CDS encoding LLM class flavin-dependent oxidoreductase, translating to MSLHLHWFLPTYGDSRNLMAGGHGSSMSGDRPATLRYLNQLAAAAESSGFESVLTPTGAWCEDAWLTTAMLIETTETLKFLVALRPGLISPTLAAQMAATFQWQSQGRLLLNVVTGGEDHEQRTFGDFLDKNQRYARCGEYLDVIKQLWAGNGPVNFQGEYIRVENAQLQRIPDPAPPLFFGGSSPAAGTVASRYCDTYLTWGEPPAAVADKIAWIRGLADIQGRTLDYGIRLHVISRDTSEEAWAEADRLLSALDPATIERAQQSLARSGSEGQRRMVELHGGGSAYAQSKDARSLEVSPNLWAGVGLVRGGAGTALVGSHEEVADRIAEYAELGLDHFVLSGYPHLEEAYRFGEGVRPILERRGLVAPVSHRPGDLSGSTAFLPAAH from the coding sequence TTGTCTCTGCATCTGCACTGGTTCCTGCCCACCTACGGCGATTCGCGAAACCTCATGGCGGGTGGACACGGCAGCTCGATGTCGGGTGACCGTCCGGCCACGCTGCGTTACCTCAACCAGCTGGCCGCCGCCGCCGAGTCCAGCGGATTCGAGTCGGTCCTCACCCCCACCGGCGCATGGTGCGAGGACGCCTGGCTCACCACCGCGATGCTCATCGAGACCACCGAGACGCTCAAGTTCCTCGTGGCACTGCGTCCGGGGCTGATCAGCCCCACCCTCGCCGCCCAGATGGCCGCGACCTTCCAGTGGCAGTCGCAGGGCCGTCTGCTCCTCAACGTCGTCACCGGCGGCGAGGACCACGAGCAGCGCACCTTCGGCGACTTCCTGGACAAGAACCAGCGGTACGCCCGCTGCGGCGAGTACCTCGACGTCATCAAGCAGCTGTGGGCGGGCAACGGCCCGGTGAACTTCCAGGGGGAGTACATCCGGGTCGAGAACGCGCAGCTGCAGCGCATCCCCGACCCGGCCCCGCCGCTGTTCTTCGGTGGCTCCTCACCCGCGGCCGGCACCGTCGCGTCCCGCTACTGCGACACCTACCTCACCTGGGGTGAGCCGCCCGCCGCCGTCGCCGACAAGATCGCGTGGATCCGCGGTCTCGCCGACATCCAGGGCCGCACCCTCGACTACGGCATCCGACTGCACGTCATCAGCCGCGACACCTCGGAGGAGGCGTGGGCCGAGGCCGACCGTCTCCTGTCCGCCCTCGACCCCGCGACCATCGAGAGGGCCCAGCAGAGCCTGGCCCGCTCCGGTTCCGAGGGGCAGCGCCGCATGGTCGAGCTGCACGGCGGCGGCAGCGCCTACGCGCAGAGCAAGGACGCCCGCAGCCTCGAGGTCTCCCCCAATCTGTGGGCGGGTGTCGGCCTCGTCCGCGGTGGCGCCGGCACCGCGCTGGTCGGCTCCCACGAGGAGGTCGCCGACCGCATCGCCGAGTACGCCGAACTCGGGCTCGACCATTTCGTGCTGTCCGGCTACCCGCACCTCGAGGAGGCCTACCGCTTCGGTGAGGGAGTGCGCCCGATCCTCGAGCGCCGCGGCCTCGTCGCACCGGTCTCGCACCGTCCGGGTGATCTGTCGGGTTCGACGGCCTTCCTGCCCGCCGCCCACTGA
- a CDS encoding MFS transporter, with protein MTTLTQPTPAAGSETDLERRKRLRTVVAASLLGTTVEWYDFFLYATAASLVFNQLFFPDQSSFVGTMLAFATFAVGFVVRPIGGVVFGHIGDRIGRKKTLALTMFIMGIATALMGVLPTHAQVGVIAPILLLLLRILQGFALGGEWAGAVLLSVEHSPARKRGLFGSIPQIGLALGLALGTAVFAALQVVFDEEQFLSYGWRIAFLLSLILVVVGFVVRLKVDETPAFREVQELAKKSSAPLVDVLRPAVRRNTVLGLLSRWGEGAAFNTWGVFAITYATQELDFEKVPVLLVVTLAALVMAALLPASGLLVDRYGAKRIYTLGIAAYGLCVYPAFALFGTNDLFWFGAGLVLVFGIVHALFYGAQGTLYASLYPAEIRYTGLSVVYQFSGIYASGITPLILTALIAAAGGSPWLACGYLVATSVISVIATSLMRERDLHL; from the coding sequence ATGACCACGCTGACCCAGCCCACTCCCGCAGCCGGGAGCGAAACCGATCTCGAACGCCGCAAGCGTCTTCGCACTGTAGTCGCAGCGAGCCTGCTCGGCACCACCGTCGAGTGGTACGACTTCTTCCTCTACGCCACGGCCGCGAGCCTGGTGTTCAACCAGTTGTTCTTCCCCGACCAGTCCTCCTTCGTCGGGACGATGCTCGCCTTCGCGACGTTCGCCGTCGGGTTCGTGGTCCGCCCGATCGGCGGTGTCGTCTTCGGGCACATCGGCGACCGCATCGGCCGCAAGAAGACCCTCGCGCTGACGATGTTCATCATGGGCATCGCCACCGCCCTGATGGGTGTGCTGCCCACCCACGCGCAGGTGGGTGTGATCGCGCCGATCCTGCTGCTCCTGCTGCGCATCCTGCAGGGCTTCGCGCTCGGCGGGGAATGGGCCGGCGCGGTGCTGCTGTCCGTCGAGCACAGCCCGGCGCGGAAACGCGGTCTGTTCGGCAGCATCCCGCAGATAGGTCTGGCGCTGGGTCTGGCCCTGGGCACCGCGGTGTTCGCGGCCCTGCAGGTGGTCTTCGACGAAGAGCAGTTCCTGTCGTACGGGTGGCGAATCGCGTTCCTGCTCAGCCTGATCCTCGTCGTGGTCGGTTTCGTGGTGCGGCTGAAGGTGGACGAGACGCCGGCCTTCCGGGAGGTGCAGGAGCTGGCGAAGAAGTCGTCGGCGCCGCTGGTGGACGTGTTGCGTCCCGCCGTCCGCCGCAACACCGTGCTGGGTCTGCTCTCGCGCTGGGGTGAGGGTGCCGCCTTCAACACGTGGGGTGTCTTCGCCATCACCTACGCCACCCAGGAGCTGGACTTCGAGAAGGTGCCGGTGCTGCTGGTCGTCACCCTCGCCGCGCTCGTCATGGCGGCGCTGCTGCCGGCCTCGGGTCTGCTGGTGGACCGCTACGGCGCCAAGCGGATCTACACGCTCGGCATCGCGGCCTACGGCCTGTGCGTCTATCCTGCCTTCGCGTTGTTCGGCACGAACGACCTGTTCTGGTTCGGTGCGGGCCTGGTGCTGGTCTTCGGCATCGTCCATGCGCTGTTCTACGGGGCGCAGGGCACCCTCTACGCGAGCCTGTATCCCGCGGAGATCCGCTACACGGGCCTGTCGGTGGTGTACCAGTTCTCGGGCATCTACGCGTCGGGTATCACCCCGCTGATCCTCACCGCGCTCATCGCAGCGGCAGGCGGCAGCCCGTGGCTCGCCTGCGGCTACCTCGTCGCCACCTCGGTGATCAGCGTCATCGCGACCTCCCTGATGCGCGAGCGGGACCTCCACCTCTGA
- a CDS encoding spermidine synthase — MGRQRGGRAASSPRRQKTGASSGPVAGIYDIDTGTCELLEDDYLPDGWVLEINGVPSSHIDLNDPTLLEFEYMRWIAMLVESRFASDSRLRALHLGGGACTMARYFAATFPEARQVVVEIDGRLAELVRHWFDLPRAPRLRIRVGEARQVLTSLSDGTRDVIVRDVFAYDRTPIALTTVQFTRHAHRVLAPGGVYVVNCGDFRDLATARREATTIGSVFAHTALIADPAMIKGRRYGNIVLAGSDAPLGDSPALARDLLGGAVPAKILVDDEVQRFAAGAPVLDDSEAPPPPTPKAPAPKGGTNTAEE; from the coding sequence ATGGGCAGGCAACGAGGTGGCCGGGCCGCGTCGTCGCCGCGCCGACAGAAGACGGGTGCGTCGAGCGGACCCGTCGCGGGGATCTACGACATCGACACGGGCACGTGCGAGCTTCTCGAGGACGACTACCTGCCCGACGGCTGGGTTCTCGAGATCAACGGTGTCCCGAGCTCCCACATCGACCTGAACGACCCCACACTTCTCGAGTTCGAGTACATGCGGTGGATCGCGATGCTCGTCGAGAGCAGGTTCGCGTCCGACTCCCGACTGCGCGCCCTCCATCTCGGGGGCGGGGCCTGCACGATGGCCCGTTACTTCGCCGCGACCTTCCCGGAGGCACGGCAGGTCGTGGTGGAGATCGACGGGCGTCTCGCCGAGCTGGTGCGGCACTGGTTCGACCTGCCGCGGGCGCCGCGGCTGCGGATCCGGGTGGGGGAGGCGAGGCAGGTGCTCACCTCGCTGTCCGACGGCACCCGCGACGTGATCGTGCGCGACGTGTTCGCCTACGACCGCACCCCGATCGCGCTGACGACGGTGCAGTTCACCCGGCACGCGCACCGGGTGCTCGCCCCGGGCGGGGTCTACGTCGTCAACTGCGGGGACTTCCGTGATCTGGCGACCGCACGCCGCGAAGCCACCACCATCGGTTCGGTCTTCGCGCACACCGCGCTGATCGCCGATCCGGCGATGATCAAGGGCCGGCGCTACGGCAACATCGTGCTCGCCGGCAGCGACGCCCCGCTCGGCGACTCGCCCGCCCTGGCCCGCGACCTGCTCGGCGGTGCGGTACCCGCGAAGATCCTCGTCGACGACGAGGTGCAGCGCTTCGCCGCCGGGGCGCCCGTGCTCGACGACAGCGAGGCCCCACCTCCGCCGACCCCGAAGGCACCGGCCCCGAAGGGTGGAACAAACACCGCGGAGGAGTAG
- a CDS encoding pirin family protein has protein sequence MTSAATPVLQVFRLGTPWQTIDPFLFVVHHVDAYPAGNDELGPAASLEGRPLGQDFGNPSGWSMYHGTTVPGFPGHPHRGFETVTFVRRGFVDHSDSVGAAARFGEGDTQWLTAGNGIVHSEMFPLLNQDADNPLELFQIWLNLPAESKTADPHFSMLWNEETPTVTVEEDGRTVSVRVLAGRLGDATPPPPPPNSWASRPDTDVAIWNIDLSAGAEWTVPPASVDGTQRVLYVYNGSLVQVGDRPVESGHGVVVDASSPVPLVAGESGTQILLLQGRPIGEPVASYGPFVLNDEEGIRQAFEDYRRTGFGGWPWDSDGPVHDREAGRFAKHPDGRIEKR, from the coding sequence ATGACCTCCGCAGCCACTCCGGTCCTGCAGGTGTTCCGGCTCGGCACACCCTGGCAGACGATCGATCCGTTCCTGTTCGTCGTCCACCACGTCGACGCGTATCCGGCGGGCAACGACGAACTCGGTCCCGCCGCTTCCCTCGAAGGCCGCCCGCTCGGCCAGGATTTCGGTAATCCCTCGGGCTGGAGCATGTATCACGGCACCACCGTCCCCGGTTTCCCCGGACACCCGCACCGCGGGTTCGAGACGGTGACGTTCGTGCGGCGCGGGTTCGTCGACCACTCCGACTCGGTGGGCGCGGCCGCACGGTTCGGTGAGGGCGACACGCAGTGGCTCACCGCCGGGAACGGCATCGTGCACAGCGAGATGTTCCCGCTGCTGAACCAGGACGCGGACAACCCCCTCGAACTGTTCCAGATCTGGCTGAACCTGCCCGCGGAGTCGAAGACCGCCGACCCGCACTTCTCCATGCTGTGGAACGAGGAGACGCCCACCGTCACGGTGGAGGAGGACGGGCGCACCGTCTCCGTCCGTGTCCTCGCCGGCCGGCTGGGTGATGCGACTCCGCCTCCGCCGCCGCCGAACTCGTGGGCGTCGCGTCCCGACACCGACGTCGCGATCTGGAACATCGACCTGTCGGCCGGCGCCGAGTGGACGGTCCCACCCGCCTCCGTCGACGGAACGCAGCGAGTGCTGTACGTGTACAACGGATCTCTGGTTCAGGTCGGTGATCGGCCGGTCGAGTCCGGTCACGGTGTCGTCGTCGACGCGTCGAGTCCGGTGCCACTGGTCGCCGGCGAGTCCGGTACGCAGATCCTGCTGCTGCAGGGCCGGCCCATCGGCGAACCCGTCGCGTCGTACGGTCCGTTCGTCCTCAACGACGAGGAGGGCATCCGGCAGGCCTTCGAGGACTACCGCCGCACCGGCTTCGGTGGGTGGCCGTGGGACAGCGACGGTCCCGTCCACGACCGCGAGGCGGGCCGGTTCGCGAAGCACCCCGACGGTCGCATCGAGAAGCGTTGA
- a CDS encoding putative quinol monooxygenase, with protein sequence MIIVAGHLTVDPDRRDAYLATCADVVKAARRAPGCLDFAVTADPVEPDRIYVYERWDSQADLESFRGSGPDEEQTGMIRSMAVAEYHVADVPGPGGRE encoded by the coding sequence ATGATCATCGTCGCAGGACATCTTACCGTCGACCCCGACCGCCGCGATGCCTACCTGGCGACCTGCGCGGACGTCGTGAAGGCAGCCCGCCGCGCGCCGGGCTGCCTCGACTTCGCCGTGACCGCCGACCCGGTCGAACCCGACCGCATCTACGTCTACGAGCGCTGGGACTCGCAGGCCGACCTCGAGTCCTTCCGTGGCAGCGGTCCCGACGAGGAACAGACGGGCATGATCCGCTCGATGGCGGTGGCCGAGTACCACGTCGCCGATGTGCCGGGACCCGGCGGACGTGAGTGA
- a CDS encoding NAD(P)/FAD-dependent oxidoreductase: MRMERVDVLIVGAGLSGIGAGCRLQTRCPELDYVILESRDAIGGTWDLFRYPGIRSDSDMYTLGFPFRPWRGEKSIADGADILQYIRDTAAEYGIDDRIRFGHKVIDASWSSVDARWTVRATTTDGTVEISCSFLYLCSGYYSYESGHLPEIPGLQDFAGTVVHPQFWPEDLDYEGRKIVVIGSGATAVTLVPALAEKAEHVTMLQRSPTYVMSLPARDPVATRIRRALPDGVAHRAVRAKNVVVNLGFYQFCQRFPAAARRVLRTLTERRLRGHVPVDPHFSPRYDPWDQRLCVVPDSDLFRALRVGRAEIVTDHIDTVTEKSVRLRSGREIEAEILVPATGLKLLPAGGIEFSVDGEKVDLSQRFIYRGTMLAGLPNVALCLGYTNASWTLRADLASQYVCRLLRHMSRHGYRSATPVYSGDGRTRPLLGLDSGYIHRAEGILPKQGSRSPWLMRQNYFLDLPTMRFGRIDESMEFAR, encoded by the coding sequence CTGCGCATGGAACGGGTCGATGTGCTGATCGTCGGGGCCGGACTGTCCGGCATCGGCGCCGGATGCCGTCTGCAGACCCGGTGTCCCGAACTCGACTACGTCATCCTCGAGAGCCGCGACGCGATCGGTGGAACCTGGGATCTGTTCCGCTATCCCGGGATCCGTTCCGACAGCGACATGTACACCCTCGGGTTCCCGTTCCGCCCGTGGCGGGGCGAGAAGTCCATCGCCGACGGCGCGGACATCCTGCAGTACATCCGCGACACCGCCGCCGAGTACGGCATAGACGATCGGATCAGGTTCGGGCACAAGGTGATCGACGCATCCTGGTCCTCTGTGGACGCCCGCTGGACGGTGCGTGCCACCACCACGGACGGCACCGTCGAGATCTCCTGCTCGTTCCTGTACCTGTGCAGCGGCTACTACAGCTACGAATCCGGTCACCTTCCCGAGATCCCCGGCCTGCAGGACTTCGCCGGGACGGTCGTGCACCCGCAGTTCTGGCCCGAGGACCTCGACTACGAGGGCAGGAAGATCGTGGTGATCGGCAGCGGCGCCACCGCCGTCACCCTCGTGCCGGCGCTCGCGGAGAAGGCCGAACACGTGACGATGCTGCAGCGCTCCCCCACCTACGTGATGTCGCTGCCCGCCCGCGACCCCGTCGCCACCCGCATCCGGCGCGCCCTGCCCGACGGGGTGGCGCACCGCGCGGTACGGGCGAAGAACGTCGTGGTGAACCTCGGCTTCTACCAGTTCTGCCAGCGCTTCCCCGCGGCCGCGCGACGCGTGCTGCGCACCCTCACCGAGCGGCGTCTGCGTGGCCACGTGCCGGTCGATCCGCACTTCTCGCCGCGCTACGACCCGTGGGACCAGCGCCTGTGCGTGGTCCCCGATTCCGACCTGTTCCGCGCGTTGCGCGTCGGCAGGGCCGAGATCGTCACCGACCACATCGACACCGTCACCGAGAAGAGCGTCCGGCTCCGGTCGGGGCGCGAGATCGAAGCCGAGATCCTCGTTCCCGCAACCGGACTGAAACTGCTTCCGGCCGGTGGGATCGAGTTCTCCGTCGACGGCGAGAAGGTCGACCTGTCGCAGCGGTTCATCTACCGCGGCACGATGCTCGCCGGCCTTCCCAACGTCGCGCTGTGCCTCGGCTACACGAACGCGTCGTGGACGCTGCGTGCCGACCTGGCGTCGCAGTACGTGTGCCGCCTGCTGCGGCACATGAGCCGCCACGGCTACCGCTCTGCGACGCCCGTCTACTCCGGTGACGGCCGCACCCGCCCCCTGCTCGGACTCGACTCCGGCTACATCCATCGTGCGGAGGGCATCCTGCCCAAGCAGGGTTCGCGCAGCCCGTGGCTGATGCGGCAGAACTACTTCCTCGACCTGCCCACCATGCGGTTCGGGCGGATCGACGAGTCGATGGAGTTCGCGCGGTAG
- a CDS encoding PHP domain-containing protein — protein sequence MDPVDALREVAFRLEREHADSFRVQAYRRAAKVLAGVDDAKREILRRTDAWTDLPGIGKKTATVIRESYDSVPAYLAQLREEAEPIGRGAQELLDALRGDLHTHSDWSDGGSPVEEMQHTASTMLGHDYLALTDHSPRLTVANGLSAERLRTQLALVAEINDSTDGARILTGIEVDILDDGTLDQDEGLLADLDIVVASVHSNLRADRSAMTRRMVRAVSDPHVDVLGHCTGRLVAGGRGTRPESKFDAEKVFAACRDHDTAVEINCRPERRDPPSRLIDLALETGCLFAIDTDAHAPGQLDWLGYGCERAVERGVDPDRVINTWPVDDLLTWTDR from the coding sequence GTGGACCCGGTCGACGCCCTCCGCGAGGTCGCGTTCCGGCTCGAACGCGAGCACGCCGACTCCTTTCGCGTGCAGGCCTACCGGCGCGCGGCGAAGGTGCTCGCCGGAGTCGACGACGCGAAACGCGAGATCCTGCGCCGCACCGACGCGTGGACCGACCTGCCCGGGATCGGGAAGAAGACCGCGACCGTCATCCGCGAGTCCTACGACAGTGTCCCCGCCTACCTCGCACAGCTGCGGGAGGAGGCCGAACCCATCGGCCGCGGCGCACAGGAGTTGCTCGACGCGCTGCGCGGCGACCTGCACACCCACTCCGACTGGTCCGACGGCGGCAGCCCGGTCGAGGAGATGCAGCACACCGCCTCGACGATGCTCGGACACGACTACCTCGCGCTCACCGACCACTCCCCTCGCCTGACGGTCGCGAACGGACTGAGCGCCGAACGGCTGCGCACCCAGCTCGCCCTCGTCGCCGAGATCAACGACAGCACCGACGGCGCGCGGATCCTCACCGGCATCGAGGTCGACATCCTCGACGACGGCACCCTCGACCAGGACGAGGGGCTGCTCGCCGACCTCGACATCGTCGTCGCCAGTGTGCACTCGAACCTGCGCGCCGACCGGTCGGCGATGACGCGACGCATGGTGCGCGCCGTGTCCGACCCGCACGTCGACGTCCTCGGGCACTGCACGGGCCGGCTCGTCGCCGGTGGGCGCGGCACCCGGCCCGAGTCGAAGTTCGACGCCGAGAAGGTGTTCGCCGCGTGCCGTGACCACGACACCGCCGTCGAGATCAACTGCCGCCCGGAGCGTCGCGATCCGCCGTCCCGGCTCATCGATCTCGCGCTGGAGACGGGGTGTCTGTTCGCGATCGACACGGACGCGCACGCCCCGGGTCAGCTCGACTGGCTCGGGTACGGTTGCGAACGCGCCGTCGAACGGGGCGTCGACCCCGACCGGGTGATCAACACGTGGCCGGTCGACGACCTGCTGACATGGACCGACAGGTAG
- a CDS encoding vancomycin high temperature exclusion protein, producing the protein MRKSVCLLPTLGVVAAFVFVSTRVSARATGLMYEVDDAPAVPVVIVPGARVRDGRPMRMLRRRLEVAVALMRDGRAQAVLVSGDANGTSGDEIAAMIGFLVEHGVSRERIVADPYGLDTYDTARRAVDTYGVRRAAIATQAFHLPRAVALCRRVGIEVVGIRAVNDVRLRTRLRNLAREFVLSRPKAFLELHFPRDPQVTTPPDDRLAEILAGLEHGAVAAGPSGS; encoded by the coding sequence ATGCGCAAATCCGTCTGTCTGCTGCCCACCCTCGGCGTGGTGGCCGCGTTCGTCTTCGTGTCGACGCGGGTGTCGGCGCGGGCGACCGGCCTGATGTACGAGGTGGACGACGCCCCGGCGGTGCCGGTGGTGATCGTGCCCGGCGCGCGGGTGCGCGACGGCCGTCCGATGCGCATGCTGCGACGCCGCCTGGAGGTGGCGGTCGCGCTGATGCGGGACGGGCGCGCGCAGGCCGTCCTCGTCTCGGGGGACGCGAACGGCACCTCCGGCGACGAGATCGCAGCCATGATCGGGTTCCTCGTCGAGCACGGGGTGAGCCGGGAGCGGATCGTCGCCGACCCCTACGGGCTCGACACCTACGACACCGCCCGCCGCGCCGTGGACACCTACGGGGTGCGGCGCGCGGCGATCGCGACGCAGGCGTTCCACCTGCCGCGCGCGGTGGCGTTGTGCCGGCGCGTCGGTATCGAGGTCGTGGGGATCCGGGCGGTGAACGACGTCCGGCTGCGCACGCGGCTGCGGAATCTCGCCCGCGAGTTCGTGCTGTCGCGGCCGAAGGCGTTCCTCGAACTGCACTTCCCGCGCGACCCGCAGGTGACGACCCCGCCCGACGACCGGCTGGCGGAGATCCTCGCGGGTCTCGAGCACGGTGCGGTGGCTGCCGGTCCGTCGGGTTCCTAG
- a CDS encoding SDR family oxidoreductase, whose amino-acid sequence MRPTALVTGGGRGLGAAIARELAPTHDLLLGGRRRESLDAILEELPDATPWPVDLLDHDAVARAVEGIDRLDVLVHNAGVAELGTVAESDPAQWRDTFEANVVSVVALTRLLLPALRAANGHVVLINSGSGLNARAGWGSYAASKFALRAFGDVLRQEEPALRVTSVHPGRIDTDMQRAIVAAEGREYDASQFLSPGTVARAVRQAVETPADAHPTEIVLRPR is encoded by the coding sequence ATGCGTCCCACAGCTCTCGTCACCGGTGGCGGTCGCGGTCTCGGTGCCGCCATCGCCCGCGAACTCGCCCCCACCCACGATCTGCTCCTCGGCGGCCGCCGACGGGAATCGCTCGACGCGATCCTCGAGGAACTGCCCGACGCCACCCCGTGGCCGGTGGATCTGCTCGACCACGACGCGGTGGCGCGGGCCGTGGAGGGCATCGACCGGCTGGACGTGCTCGTCCACAACGCGGGGGTCGCCGAGCTGGGGACCGTCGCGGAGAGCGACCCGGCGCAGTGGCGCGACACCTTCGAGGCCAACGTCGTGTCGGTGGTGGCGTTGACGCGGCTGCTGCTCCCCGCGCTGCGCGCGGCGAACGGGCACGTGGTGCTCATCAATTCGGGTTCCGGTCTGAACGCCCGCGCCGGCTGGGGTTCCTATGCGGCGAGCAAGTTCGCGTTGCGGGCGTTCGGCGACGTGCTGCGGCAGGAGGAGCCCGCCCTGCGTGTCACCTCCGTCCATCCCGGACGTATCGACACCGACATGCAGCGCGCGATCGTCGCGGCCGAGGGACGCGAGTACGACGCGTCGCAGTTCCTGTCGCCCGGCACGGTGGCGCGGGCGGTCCGGCAGGCGGTGGAGACCCCCGCGGATGCGCACCCGACGGAGATCGTCCTCCGGCCCCGCTGA
- a CDS encoding DUF6777 domain-containing protein, with amino-acid sequence MASDTIRGFGLALALTALVASACSSDDAVDTPTVVRLQVATAQNDPWTPRLVPAQVPVAVPPPPPEVVEGPGDPVHSGSPAVTGDREALYGGSLDRPLCDRSALVTHLEEDPAKAEAWRDVLKVADIRGYTDTLAPVLLRGDTRVTMYEYSDGEARPVQSLLERGTIVLVDDLGVPRVRCVRGNPLTAPVFTARDEFDGPKWPGLDTGRQLVVQPAAAAVRELRVVDITTGAMVPVPVGEALAETAPTTPPPAPQTQAPAVPAPQQQRSIPAPEAAAAPPPPPAPEPPPPPPAPEPVVPEPVPAAPVPPPAAPAPAPAPAPPPPQIQIQIPGGPPVVIPLPF; translated from the coding sequence GTGGCCAGCGACACGATTCGTGGATTCGGTCTGGCACTCGCACTGACGGCACTGGTGGCGAGTGCCTGCTCGTCCGATGACGCCGTCGACACCCCGACCGTCGTCCGCCTCCAGGTCGCCACCGCGCAGAACGACCCGTGGACACCCCGCCTCGTGCCCGCCCAGGTACCGGTCGCCGTCCCGCCGCCCCCACCGGAGGTCGTCGAGGGGCCGGGCGACCCGGTGCATTCCGGCTCCCCCGCGGTGACCGGTGACCGCGAGGCGCTCTACGGCGGCAGCCTCGACCGGCCGCTGTGCGACCGAAGCGCACTCGTCACCCACCTCGAGGAGGACCCCGCCAAGGCGGAGGCCTGGCGCGACGTGCTGAAGGTGGCCGACATCCGCGGCTACACCGACACCCTCGCCCCGGTCCTGCTCCGCGGCGACACCCGCGTGACCATGTACGAATACAGCGACGGCGAGGCCCGGCCCGTCCAGTCCCTCCTCGAACGCGGCACCATCGTCCTCGTCGACGACCTCGGTGTCCCCCGCGTGCGCTGCGTCCGCGGCAACCCGCTCACCGCGCCGGTCTTCACCGCCCGCGACGAATTCGACGGCCCCAAGTGGCCCGGCCTCGACACCGGGCGGCAACTCGTCGTCCAGCCCGCCGCGGCAGCCGTGCGCGAACTGCGGGTCGTGGACATCACCACCGGCGCCATGGTCCCCGTCCCCGTCGGCGAGGCACTCGCCGAGACCGCCCCGACCACGCCGCCGCCCGCACCGCAGACGCAGGCACCCGCCGTGCCCGCACCCCAGCAGCAGCGCAGCATCCCGGCACCGGAGGCGGCCGCCGCTCCCCCGCCGCCGCCCGCACCCGAACCACCGCCACCGCCTCCGGCCCCGGAACCCGTGGTCCCGGAACCGGTACCGGCGGCACCCGTTCCGCCGCCTGCGGCGCCCGCCCCGGCACCGGCGCCTGCTCCGCCCCCACCGCAGATCCAGATCCAGATCCCGGGCGGACCACCGGTGGTGATCCCGCTCCCCTTCTGA
- a CDS encoding alpha/beta fold hydrolase has protein sequence MTTRAVEVDGFTWNIHDRGDGPAVVMCHGFPGLGYSYRHQIPPLVAAGYRAIAPDMPGYGGTDRPETIEEYTSVAVADRLVRLLDALGVDRAVIVGHDFGAPVAWTTGLRHPDRVAGVVLLAVPYSPDRMPARPSELFRALARRHFLHLHYFQEPGIAEAELDGRPREFLQRLFFALSGGYRYLDVWQHPSEGRGYLDVLPEAPDLPWNWLTEQELDRYTAEFARTGFGGGLSWYRAYDANWEATLPYEGSHLQVPTMFVAGDRDPVVAMSGSAALDRMRETVPDLRGVHLLEGVGHFVQMERSAALNGLLLPFTADVLPTKRTAEQP, from the coding sequence ATGACGACCCGCGCCGTCGAGGTCGATGGTTTCACGTGGAACATTCACGATCGCGGGGACGGACCCGCGGTGGTGATGTGCCACGGCTTCCCCGGCCTCGGCTACAGCTACCGGCACCAGATCCCACCGCTCGTCGCCGCCGGCTACCGGGCGATCGCCCCCGACATGCCGGGCTACGGCGGCACCGACCGGCCGGAAACGATCGAGGAGTACACGAGCGTCGCGGTCGCCGACCGGCTCGTCCGCCTGCTCGACGCACTCGGCGTCGACCGCGCCGTGATCGTCGGCCACGACTTCGGGGCGCCCGTCGCGTGGACCACCGGGTTGCGGCATCCCGACCGCGTCGCCGGGGTCGTCCTGCTCGCGGTGCCCTATTCCCCCGACCGGATGCCGGCGCGGCCGAGCGAACTCTTCCGCGCCCTCGCCCGCAGGCACTTCCTGCACCTGCACTACTTCCAGGAACCGGGGATCGCGGAGGCGGAACTGGACGGCCGGCCCCGCGAATTCCTGCAGCGGTTGTTCTTCGCGCTCTCGGGCGGCTACCGATACCTCGACGTGTGGCAGCACCCGTCCGAGGGACGTGGCTACCTCGATGTGCTGCCCGAGGCACCGGACCTGCCGTGGAACTGGCTGACCGAGCAGGAACTCGACCGGTACACCGCCGAGTTCGCGCGCACCGGCTTCGGCGGGGGCCTGTCCTGGTACCGGGCCTACGACGCGAACTGGGAGGCGACGCTCCCCTACGAGGGCTCGCACCTGCAGGTACCCACGATGTTCGTGGCGGGCGACCGGGATCCGGTGGTCGCGATGTCCGGGTCGGCGGCGCTCGACCGCATGCGCGAAACCGTCCCCGATCTGCGGGGTGTGCACCTCCTCGAGGGGGTGGGGCATTTCGTGCAGATGGAACGCAGCGCCGCGCTGAACGGCCTCCTGCTGCCCTTCACCGCCGACGTCCTGCCCACGAAAAGAACTGCGGAACAGCCATAA